In one Brassica oleracea var. oleracea cultivar TO1000 chromosome C9, BOL, whole genome shotgun sequence genomic region, the following are encoded:
- the LOC106316103 gene encoding uncharacterized protein LOC106316103 isoform X2 → MRSLTMPILLPTSSFKTTATVIIAGVFSLAAAVSFTVPSVSHVMASCFLIFHDNTVFLVKPPYLYLVTNCIIVSIVATSKLTQKASAHIDDPEFSDVVTPETLEPVPSDIDTGYLNVAHVVSYTGFEENDAPLEDVPEVNSDDKVIVDSQQDQHAETEKPKPSSASPEQESKVPKPKSDSPAVSVVKPLRKPPRFSQQRSLKNIEEGGGGSKKSKDSRREDTLETTWKKITEERSTPLKKHLTKSDTWQERSHVQKKEKLTKSVNLNEAETTLKLKREPSPGQEELNRRVEAFIKKFNEEMRLQRLESLAKYNEMVNGGTRL, encoded by the exons ATGAGATCACTCACCATGCCGATTCTCCTCCCTACCTCTTCCTTCAAAACAACAGCCACCGTCATCATCGCCGGCGTCTTTTCTTTAGCGGCGGCTGTTAGTTTCACCGTTCCTTCAGTCTCACATGTCATGGCGTCTTGCTTTCTGATCTTCCACGATAACACAGTCTTCCTCGTAAAGCCACCGTATCTTTACTTAGTCACCAACTGTATCATCGTCTCCATCGTCGCTACGTCTAAGCTCACGCAGAAAGCGTCTGCCCATATCGATGATCCTGAGTTCTCTGATGTAGTAACGCCGGAGACGTTAGAACCGGTGCCTTCTGATATAGATACCGGTTACTTAAACGTGGCGCACGTCGTCTCTTATACCGGATTTGAAGAGAACGATGCACCACTTGAAGATGTCCCCGAAGTCAACAGTGATGATAAAGTGATAGTGGATAGTCAACAAGATCAACATGCAGAGACAGAGAAGCCAAAACCGAGTAGTGCCTCGCCGGAACAGGAATCGAAGGTGCCAAAACCGAAGAGTGATTCTCCGGCGGTTTCCGTTGTGAAGCCGTTGAGGAAACCGCCGAGATTCAGTCAACAAAGATCGCTTAAAAATATTGAAGAAG GAGGTGGTGGAAGTAAAAAGTCAAAGGACTCGAGGAGGGAGGACACGCTGGAGACGACGTGGAAGAAGATAACGGAAGAACGCTCGACGCCGTTAAAGAAGCACTTGACTAAATCCGACACGTGGCAAGAAAGGTCGCACGTGCAAAAGAAGGAGAAGTTGACCAAGTCTGTCAACTTAAATGAGGCGGAGACGACGTTGAAGTTGAAACGAGAGCCGTCGCCGGGTCAGGAAGAGCTGAACAGGCGTGTGGAGGCGTTTATCAAGAAGTTCAACGAAGAGATGAGATTGCAAAGATTAGAATCTTTGGCCAAGTATAACGAAATGGTTAATGGAGGGACTCGTTTGTAA
- the LOC106316103 gene encoding uncharacterized protein LOC106316103 isoform X1 produces the protein MRSLTMPILLPTSSFKTTATVIIAGVFSLAAAVSFTVPSVSHVMASCFLIFHDNTVFLVKPPYLYLVTNCIIVSIVATSKLTQKASAHIDDPEFSDVVTPETLEPVPSDIDTGYLNVAHVVSYTGFEENDAPLEDVPEVNSDDKVIVDSQQDQHAETEKPKPSSASPEQESKVPKPKSDSPAVSVVKPLRKPPRFSQQRSLKNIEEAGGGGSKKSKDSRREDTLETTWKKITEERSTPLKKHLTKSDTWQERSHVQKKEKLTKSVNLNEAETTLKLKREPSPGQEELNRRVEAFIKKFNEEMRLQRLESLAKYNEMVNGGTRL, from the exons ATGAGATCACTCACCATGCCGATTCTCCTCCCTACCTCTTCCTTCAAAACAACAGCCACCGTCATCATCGCCGGCGTCTTTTCTTTAGCGGCGGCTGTTAGTTTCACCGTTCCTTCAGTCTCACATGTCATGGCGTCTTGCTTTCTGATCTTCCACGATAACACAGTCTTCCTCGTAAAGCCACCGTATCTTTACTTAGTCACCAACTGTATCATCGTCTCCATCGTCGCTACGTCTAAGCTCACGCAGAAAGCGTCTGCCCATATCGATGATCCTGAGTTCTCTGATGTAGTAACGCCGGAGACGTTAGAACCGGTGCCTTCTGATATAGATACCGGTTACTTAAACGTGGCGCACGTCGTCTCTTATACCGGATTTGAAGAGAACGATGCACCACTTGAAGATGTCCCCGAAGTCAACAGTGATGATAAAGTGATAGTGGATAGTCAACAAGATCAACATGCAGAGACAGAGAAGCCAAAACCGAGTAGTGCCTCGCCGGAACAGGAATCGAAGGTGCCAAAACCGAAGAGTGATTCTCCGGCGGTTTCCGTTGTGAAGCCGTTGAGGAAACCGCCGAGATTCAGTCAACAAAGATCGCTTAAAAATATTGAAGAAG CAGGAGGTGGTGGAAGTAAAAAGTCAAAGGACTCGAGGAGGGAGGACACGCTGGAGACGACGTGGAAGAAGATAACGGAAGAACGCTCGACGCCGTTAAAGAAGCACTTGACTAAATCCGACACGTGGCAAGAAAGGTCGCACGTGCAAAAGAAGGAGAAGTTGACCAAGTCTGTCAACTTAAATGAGGCGGAGACGACGTTGAAGTTGAAACGAGAGCCGTCGCCGGGTCAGGAAGAGCTGAACAGGCGTGTGGAGGCGTTTATCAAGAAGTTCAACGAAGAGATGAGATTGCAAAGATTAGAATCTTTGGCCAAGTATAACGAAATGGTTAATGGAGGGACTCGTTTGTAA
- the LOC106314914 gene encoding glutathione S-transferase T2-like gives MVLSSLLLCSFTYYISPPSSLYHISPPSSFSLVCAIPSSPVSLRFFFSSPVLKAMDSRNPYSQSSSYMGLLNSQNFPYESFPQFSSQQTDAGTQPEDTPVDRKERRKWTPSDDDVLISGWLNTSKDAIVGNDQKSGSFWKRVGEYVAASPHAREGGKTREHLHCKQRWHKINDLVSKFCGAYAAAERQISSGQNETDVLKMAHAIYYADQHSKFNLEHAWCVLRYEQKWLNLNTPKPTGSSKRKIGETVSETSSTCHGDQDIRPEGVKAAKAKRNNGQGKSVAEYSTIWEMKKEDLMMKEKLSKLAILDTLLAKKDPLTEAEEVVKNKLLAEYF, from the coding sequence ATGGTCTTGTCTAGTTTACTTCTCTGTAGTTTCACCTATTATATATCTCCACCATCTTCATTGTACCATATATCTCCACCATCTTCTTTCTCTCTTGTTTGCGCAATCCCCTCCTCTCCGGTTTCTCTCCGGTTTTTCTTCTCTTCCCCTGTTCTAAAAGCTATGGATTCAAGGAATCCATATAGTCAGTCATCTAGTTATATGGGCCTTCTTAACAGTCAAAACTTTCCTTATGAAAGTTTCCCTCAGTTCAGTTCACAACAAACCGACGCTGGAACTCAACCTGAAGACACACCTGTGGACCGTAAGGAGAGAAGGAAATGGACCCCATCCGATGACGATGTTCTAATCAGCGGGTGGCTGAACACATCTAAGGATGCGATCGTTGGAAATGATCAAAAGTCAGGGAGTTTTTGGAAACGAGTAGGCGAATATGTCGCAGCTAGTCCACATGCTAGAGAGGGTGGTAAAACAAGAGAGCATCTCCATTGCAAGCAAAGGTGGCACAAAATCAATGATCTAGTGAGCAAGTTCTGTGGCGCATATGCTGCAGCTGAAAGACAAATCAGTTCTGGTCAGAATGAAACAGATGTTCTCAAGATGGCTCATGCGATCTACTACGCTGATCAGCACTCGAAGTTTAATCTTGAGCATGCGTGGTGTGTGTTGAGGTATGAACAGAAATGGCTTAACCTCAACACACCTAAACCCACTGGCAGTTCAAAGAGAAAAATTGGTGAGACAGTTTCCGAAACTTCAAGCACGTGTCATGGTGATCAAGACATCCGTCCTGAAGGTGTAAAGGCTGCTAAAGCTAAAAGGAATAATGGTCAAGGGAAGTCTGTTGCTGAGTATTCGACCATTTGGGAAATGAAGAAGGAGGATCTCATGATGAAGGAGAAGCTGTCTAAGCTGGCCATACTAGACACTCTCCTAGCCAAAAAAGACCCACTGACTGAAGCTGAAGAAGTTGTCAAGAATAAGCTACTCGCTGAGTATTTCTGA